A region of Myxococcus stipitatus DSM 14675 DNA encodes the following proteins:
- a CDS encoding PLP-dependent aminotransferase family protein, with protein sequence MTSPTASFENSLAGWARKLAPSAIQDMLQKITRPGVYSLALGLPAAELFPKEGMAEAAAKVLAEQGGALQYSPTLEPLREQVVRLMARRGVSCSPSQVFLTTGAQQGMNLLARLLLEPGQAVLLEDRVYSGFQQVLDPFQSRRLTVRRDVERGLDLDGLESLLASGERPGLFYTMSDGHNPLGTSLAMEARERLVRLAREYRMPVIEDDAYGFLQYEEEGVLPPLRALDSQWVFYVGSFSKILAPALRVGWVVVPESLVFRLATVKESSDIDTATFTQRIVLAFLESGGLDGHLERLRKEYRLRRDTLLRALETHLPAGAKWSRPSHGMFVWVELPEGRDTTVLLARALETQQVAYLPGQAFMVNGGRSAAHCMRLNFSHCEPARIEEAVRRLGGVLREAQG encoded by the coding sequence GTGACTTCACCGACGGCTTCCTTCGAGAACTCACTCGCCGGCTGGGCAAGGAAGCTGGCGCCCTCGGCCATCCAGGACATGCTCCAGAAAATCACCCGGCCTGGGGTGTACTCGCTGGCGCTGGGGCTCCCCGCGGCGGAGCTGTTCCCGAAGGAAGGGATGGCGGAGGCGGCGGCGAAGGTGCTCGCCGAGCAGGGTGGGGCCTTGCAGTACTCGCCCACGTTGGAGCCGCTGCGGGAGCAGGTGGTCCGGCTGATGGCGCGGCGGGGCGTCTCGTGTTCGCCCAGCCAAGTGTTCCTGACGACCGGGGCGCAGCAGGGGATGAACCTGCTGGCGAGGCTGCTGCTGGAGCCGGGTCAGGCGGTGTTGTTGGAGGACCGAGTGTATTCGGGGTTCCAGCAGGTGTTGGACCCGTTCCAGTCGAGGCGCCTCACGGTGCGGCGGGATGTGGAGCGGGGGTTGGACCTGGATGGGCTCGAGTCGCTCCTGGCGTCGGGTGAGCGGCCGGGGCTCTTCTACACGATGAGCGATGGGCACAATCCGCTCGGGACGAGCCTGGCGATGGAGGCCCGGGAGCGGTTGGTGCGGCTGGCGCGGGAGTACCGCATGCCGGTCATCGAGGATGATGCGTATGGCTTCCTCCAGTACGAGGAGGAGGGTGTGCTTCCGCCGCTGCGGGCGTTGGATTCGCAGTGGGTGTTCTACGTGGGGTCGTTCTCCAAGATTCTGGCGCCGGCGTTGAGGGTGGGGTGGGTGGTGGTGCCGGAGTCGCTGGTGTTCCGGCTGGCCACGGTGAAGGAGTCGAGCGACATCGACACGGCGACCTTCACCCAGCGCATCGTGCTGGCGTTCCTCGAGTCAGGCGGGCTGGACGGGCACCTGGAGCGGCTGCGGAAGGAGTACCGGCTGCGGCGCGACACGCTGTTGCGGGCGCTGGAGACGCACCTGCCGGCGGGGGCGAAGTGGTCCCGGCCGAGTCACGGGATGTTCGTCTGGGTGGAGTTGCCGGAGGGGCGGGACACCACGGTGTTGCTGGCGCGGGCGCTGGAGACGCAGCAAGTGGCCTACCTGCCGGGGCAGGCGTTCATGGTGAATGGGGGCCGCTCGGCGGCTCACTGCATGCGCTTGAACTTCTCGCACTGCGAGCCGGCGCGGATTGAGGAAGCGGTGCGCCGGCTCGGTGGGGTGCTGAGGGAGGCTCAGGGGTGA
- a CDS encoding sulfate adenylyltransferase subunit 1, with protein MELLRFATAGSVDDGKSTLIGRLLHDTRSILEDQLAAVERTSRARGDEYVNLALLLDGLKAEREQGITIDVAYRYFATARRKFIIADTPGHLQYTRNMVTGASTADLALILVDARKGVLEQTRRHAFIASLLRVPHLVLCVNKMDLVGFDAAVFESIRDEFRRFSMKLDVADLTFIPISALGGDNVVTRSERMPWYEGSTLLHHLENVHIASDRNLIHVRFPVQGVIRPMSTKYPDYRAYAGQVLGGVLRPGDEVMALPSGFTTRVKSLELAGRPVAQAFPPMSVNVSLAEELDISRGDMLCRPGNPPMVGQDLDAMVCWLAEGVCLQPGARFALKHTTRSARTQVKHLHYRLDINTLSRDEKSPKLGLNDIGRVTLRTTVPLFFDEYRRNRHTGSFILIDEATNATVGAGMINGPAV; from the coding sequence GTGGAACTGCTTCGATTCGCGACCGCGGGCTCCGTCGACGACGGCAAGAGCACCTTGATTGGCAGGCTGCTCCACGACACGCGCTCGATTCTGGAGGACCAGCTCGCCGCGGTGGAGCGCACCAGCCGCGCGCGCGGGGACGAGTACGTCAACCTGGCGCTCCTGCTGGATGGCCTGAAGGCCGAGCGAGAGCAGGGCATCACCATCGACGTGGCCTACCGCTACTTCGCGACGGCGCGGCGCAAGTTCATCATCGCGGACACGCCGGGGCACCTGCAGTACACGCGCAACATGGTGACGGGGGCGTCCACGGCGGACCTGGCGCTCATCCTGGTGGACGCGCGCAAGGGGGTGCTGGAGCAGACGCGGCGCCATGCCTTCATCGCCTCGCTGTTGCGGGTGCCGCACCTGGTCCTCTGCGTGAACAAGATGGACCTGGTGGGCTTCGACGCGGCGGTGTTCGAGTCCATCCGCGACGAGTTCCGCAGGTTCTCCATGAAGCTGGACGTGGCGGACCTGACGTTCATCCCCATCTCCGCGCTGGGCGGGGACAACGTGGTGACGCGCTCGGAGCGGATGCCCTGGTACGAGGGCTCCACGCTGCTGCACCACCTGGAGAACGTGCACATCGCGTCGGACCGCAACCTCATCCACGTGCGCTTTCCCGTGCAGGGTGTCATCCGGCCCATGTCCACGAAGTACCCCGACTACCGTGCGTACGCGGGGCAGGTGCTGGGCGGCGTGCTGCGGCCGGGGGACGAGGTGATGGCGCTGCCGTCCGGCTTCACCACGCGCGTGAAGTCGCTGGAGCTGGCGGGGCGTCCCGTGGCGCAGGCGTTTCCGCCCATGTCCGTGAATGTGTCGCTGGCCGAGGAGCTGGATATCAGCCGGGGCGACATGCTGTGCCGGCCGGGCAATCCGCCGATGGTGGGGCAGGACCTGGACGCGATGGTGTGCTGGCTGGCGGAAGGGGTCTGCCTGCAGCCGGGCGCACGCTTCGCGCTGAAGCACACGACCCGCTCGGCGCGCACGCAGGTGAAGCACCTGCACTACCGGCTGGACATCAACACGCTCAGCCGGGACGAGAAGAGTCCGAAGCTGGGGCTCAATGACATCGGGCGCGTGACGCTGCGAACCACGGTGCCGTTGTTCTTCGACGAGTACCGGCGCAACCGCCACACGGGCAGCTTCATCCTCATCGACGAGGCCACGAACGCGACGGTGGGCGCAGGGATGATCAACGGCCCCGCCGTCTGA
- a CDS encoding thioesterase II family protein, with translation MPSAPASNPNAPDRWFPSRKPQPDPRLRLFCLPFAGGSASIYSSWQGGLPPGVELCAVQLPGRERRLMEKPIDNLPALVDALLPVLAPLLDRPFVFFGYSMGSRISLELTRRLYARNGPLPRGLVLAAAGAPRTADRKPIHHLPQDQFIEELRRYDGTPEEILQHRELLELLVPTLRADFALAWWENGPSPVKLDVPISVMGGTEDKHVPLTRLETWREETRHSDFRIRHFEGGHFFLRKQQAALLTALGEDLTRWMTTPA, from the coding sequence ATGCCCAGTGCGCCCGCCTCGAACCCGAACGCCCCTGATCGCTGGTTTCCTTCCCGCAAGCCCCAACCGGACCCGCGCCTGCGCTTGTTCTGCCTGCCCTTCGCGGGCGGCAGCGCCTCCATCTACAGCAGCTGGCAAGGAGGTCTACCGCCAGGCGTCGAGCTGTGCGCGGTGCAGCTCCCCGGCCGTGAGCGGCGGTTGATGGAGAAGCCCATCGACAACCTGCCCGCGCTGGTGGACGCGCTCCTGCCCGTGCTCGCGCCGCTGCTCGACAGGCCCTTCGTCTTCTTCGGCTACAGCATGGGCTCGCGCATCTCCCTGGAGCTGACGCGGCGGCTGTACGCGCGCAACGGCCCGCTGCCCCGCGGACTGGTGCTGGCCGCGGCCGGCGCGCCGCGCACGGCGGACCGCAAGCCCATCCACCACCTGCCGCAGGACCAGTTCATCGAGGAGCTGCGGCGCTACGACGGAACGCCGGAGGAGATTCTCCAGCACCGCGAGCTGCTGGAGCTGCTGGTGCCCACCCTGCGCGCGGACTTCGCGCTGGCGTGGTGGGAGAACGGCCCGTCGCCCGTGAAGCTCGACGTCCCCATCTCCGTCATGGGCGGCACGGAGGACAAGCACGTCCCCCTCACCCGCCTGGAGACGTGGCGCGAGGAGACGCGCCACTCGGACTTCCGCATCCGCCACTTCGAGGGAGGCCACTTCTTCCTCCGCAAGCAGCAGGCGGCCCTGCTGACCGCGCTGGGCGAGGACCTCACGCGCTGGATGACGACGCCCGCCTGA
- a CDS encoding peptidylprolyl isomerase, with protein sequence MEPSVLIPPMRTRPTRVLSAVFAAITLSACGNGASRPSGQSAQDSGSVVAVINDRSLSAQEVKAKLDEQPLFVRSRYATTEKKKEFLDNLIRFELLVQEARRQGLENDPDVKATLEKVMVQKLLRKQQEAAAAAPLDEAELRKYYDEHRSEFTKPERIRVSHLFLAAPASDSALRTRSRAEATKILADIKSKESDPLKTAFEVATTQKSQDTDSKSTGGDLGYRSREELTQAWGAAFTDAAFALQAPAEIGQVVESDKGIHLIKFQSRQAGMDQTFEQAKPRIEARLQGERRSKSMDSLLEKLKSQAKIEVKDSVLEQIQIEGAESKPGTSQPHP encoded by the coding sequence ATGGAGCCCTCCGTCCTGATTCCACCCATGCGCACGCGCCCCACACGAGTCCTTTCCGCGGTCTTCGCAGCCATCACCCTCTCCGCCTGTGGCAACGGAGCTTCCCGGCCATCGGGACAGAGTGCCCAGGACTCCGGGTCCGTCGTCGCGGTCATCAATGACCGCTCTCTGTCCGCCCAGGAGGTCAAGGCGAAGCTGGATGAACAGCCCCTCTTCGTCCGCAGCCGCTACGCCACGACCGAGAAGAAGAAGGAGTTCCTCGACAACCTCATCCGTTTCGAGCTCCTCGTTCAGGAAGCTCGACGCCAGGGGTTGGAGAATGACCCCGACGTCAAGGCCACCCTCGAGAAGGTCATGGTGCAGAAGCTCCTGCGCAAACAGCAGGAAGCGGCCGCAGCGGCCCCTCTCGATGAAGCAGAGCTGCGCAAGTACTACGACGAGCACCGGTCCGAGTTCACCAAGCCCGAGCGCATCCGCGTCAGCCATCTCTTCCTGGCCGCCCCCGCCTCGGACAGCGCCCTCCGCACCAGGTCGCGCGCCGAGGCCACGAAGATTCTCGCGGACATCAAGTCCAAGGAGTCCGATCCCCTCAAGACTGCCTTCGAGGTCGCCACCACCCAGAAGTCACAGGACACCGACTCGAAATCCACCGGCGGAGACCTCGGCTACCGCAGCCGCGAAGAGCTGACCCAGGCCTGGGGCGCCGCCTTCACCGACGCGGCCTTCGCCCTTCAAGCCCCAGCCGAGATCGGCCAGGTCGTCGAGAGCGACAAGGGCATCCATCTCATCAAGTTCCAGAGCCGCCAGGCCGGCATGGACCAGACCTTCGAGCAGGCCAAGCCCCGCATCGAGGCCCGCCTCCAAGGCGAGCGCCGCTCCAAGTCCATGGACAGCCTCCTCGAGAAGCTCAAGTCCCAGGCGAAGATCGAAGTGAAGGACTCCGTCCTCGAGCAGATTCAAATCGAAGGCGCCGAGTCCAAGCCCGGCACCTCACAGCCTCACCCCTGA
- a CDS encoding CCA tRNA nucleotidyltransferase produces MLANLHNADIPQPVLDVIARLRELGHAVYLVGGCVRDMVRKVHPKDFDVATSALPEEVQRAFRKVIPTGIQHGTVTVLQGTTHVEVTTFRSEGDYLDGRRPSSVAFERDIVKDLSRRDFTINAMAYNPLDRDLVDPFGGQSDLQAHLIRCVGSAFERFSEDGLRPMRAVRFSAVLGFSLDPDTHAAIPATLGVFRKVALERVREELVKLLLSSRAEGGLLLLADTGLLDVFLPEVAGASADEARLARAAVQAAPQDIEIRMAALLADLVDRARARDIGLRLKFPNKSADLIALLVENAKLETRLWDTDPALRRLLARVSLANLPALLSLARARVQARAPDQLSALEQLCTRLEALAAAKPPLVPKELALTGGDIMATLGVGPSPIVGEATRFLMESVLDDPSLNTTEALKRQLQTWHSARSTS; encoded by the coding sequence ATGCTCGCCAACCTCCACAACGCCGACATCCCCCAGCCCGTGCTCGACGTCATTGCCCGGCTGCGTGAGCTCGGTCATGCCGTGTACCTCGTGGGCGGCTGCGTCCGGGACATGGTCCGCAAGGTCCACCCCAAGGACTTCGACGTCGCGACCAGCGCCCTCCCCGAAGAGGTCCAGCGCGCCTTCCGCAAGGTCATCCCCACGGGCATCCAGCATGGAACGGTGACGGTGCTCCAAGGCACCACCCACGTCGAGGTGACCACCTTCCGCTCGGAGGGGGACTACCTCGACGGGCGCCGGCCCAGCTCCGTCGCCTTCGAACGCGACATCGTCAAGGACCTGTCTCGCCGCGACTTCACCATCAATGCGATGGCCTACAACCCGCTGGACCGGGACCTCGTGGACCCCTTCGGCGGCCAGTCGGACCTCCAGGCTCACCTCATCCGCTGCGTCGGCTCCGCCTTCGAGCGCTTCTCCGAAGACGGCCTTCGCCCCATGCGCGCCGTCCGGTTCTCCGCCGTGCTCGGCTTCTCGCTCGACCCGGACACTCACGCCGCCATCCCCGCGACCCTCGGCGTCTTCCGCAAGGTCGCGCTGGAGCGCGTCCGTGAAGAACTGGTCAAGCTGCTCCTGTCCTCCCGCGCCGAAGGCGGCCTCCTGTTGCTCGCGGACACGGGCCTCCTCGACGTGTTCCTCCCCGAGGTCGCCGGCGCCAGCGCGGACGAGGCCCGACTTGCTCGCGCCGCCGTCCAGGCCGCTCCCCAGGACATCGAGATCCGCATGGCCGCGCTCCTCGCGGACCTCGTTGACCGTGCCCGGGCTCGGGACATCGGCCTGCGGCTCAAGTTCCCCAACAAGTCCGCCGACCTCATCGCGCTCCTCGTCGAGAACGCGAAGCTCGAGACGCGCCTCTGGGACACCGACCCCGCCTTGAGGCGACTCCTGGCGCGCGTCAGCCTCGCCAACCTCCCCGCACTCCTTTCCCTCGCCCGCGCCCGAGTCCAGGCCCGCGCTCCCGATCAACTGTCCGCTCTGGAGCAGTTGTGCACACGCCTGGAGGCACTCGCCGCCGCGAAGCCCCCCCTGGTGCCCAAGGAACTCGCGCTCACCGGCGGCGACATCATGGCGACCCTCGGGGTCGGGCCGTCGCCCATCGTCGGCGAGGCCACTCGCTTCCTCATGGAATCCGTCCTCGACGACCCCTCCCTGAACACCACCGAGGCACTCAAGCGCCAGCTTCAAACCTGGCACTCCGCCCGCTCGACCTCCTGA
- a CDS encoding HU family DNA-binding protein, which yields MTRSELIERIAERAPHVPRRELEAIVHAVFDGMAEALVAGKRIELRGFGVFSLRIRRARTGRNPKTGQPVAVPERRTLTFSAGKELRARLNAPAPRQEPVGAVLPTVALASAPRTETSPSLVS from the coding sequence ATGACGAGGAGTGAGCTCATCGAGCGCATCGCGGAGCGGGCACCCCATGTGCCGCGCCGGGAGTTGGAGGCCATCGTCCACGCCGTCTTTGACGGCATGGCGGAGGCGCTCGTCGCAGGCAAGCGCATCGAGCTGCGCGGCTTCGGCGTCTTCTCGCTGCGCATCCGTCGCGCGAGGACGGGGCGCAACCCCAAGACAGGGCAGCCCGTCGCCGTGCCCGAGCGTCGGACGCTGACCTTCTCCGCGGGGAAGGAGCTGCGCGCGCGGCTCAACGCTCCGGCGCCTCGGCAGGAGCCCGTGGGCGCGGTGCTTCCCACCGTGGCGCTCGCCTCCGCGCCACGCACGGAGACCTCTCCTTCGCTCGTGTCGTAG
- a CDS encoding MBL fold metallo-hydrolase has product MLDRPMYLKPNVAIEPLYNSWYAWWYLLSPATAPMFVTNLHLKLMQSFVANPDVHVAALKNPMLMGGPFINHAAARAPRVKELLERTQREQAHMLAYTKAVGELEQLLAPNNGASLEHLYPKVPDLLRGYVELTYDLSNRASARYIEPLLYKSQFYQESSQSVTLSLVDKDWRPYIFSTPRLEEDAPLWLKVPYRHEGLDALFRMRHTPGSPGQVAEMLGVPASASAAFADLFTDVVPRKAPRYDGEGVRVRYFGHACVLLETKEVSILTDPVISYEFPTELPRFTHADLPEKIDYVVLTHGHADHLMMETLIQLRHRVGTIIVPRNNGNSLADPSLRLMLHHTGFKNVVEIDDLQEISIPGGSITGLPFLGEHSDLSIQAKTAHLVRLDGKSILMAADSNALEPRMYQHLRDIIGPIDILFLGMECEGGPMSWMYGPLLTNPLPRKMDQTRRLNGSDCARAVEIANYLTPKDVYVYAMGQEPWLRHVMILVYDETAPQLIESNKFLEHCRSKGVPAERPFVKMERVLR; this is encoded by the coding sequence ATGCTCGACCGACCGATGTACCTCAAGCCGAACGTGGCCATCGAGCCCCTGTACAACTCGTGGTACGCGTGGTGGTACCTGCTGTCGCCCGCCACGGCGCCCATGTTCGTGACGAACCTGCATCTGAAGCTGATGCAGTCGTTCGTCGCGAATCCCGACGTACACGTGGCCGCGCTGAAGAACCCCATGTTGATGGGAGGCCCCTTCATCAACCACGCCGCTGCGCGCGCGCCGCGGGTGAAGGAGCTGCTGGAGCGGACCCAGCGCGAGCAGGCCCACATGCTCGCGTACACCAAGGCCGTCGGTGAGCTGGAGCAGCTGCTCGCCCCCAACAACGGCGCCTCGCTGGAGCACCTCTACCCGAAGGTCCCCGACCTGCTGCGCGGCTACGTCGAGCTCACCTATGACCTGAGCAACCGAGCCAGCGCTCGCTACATCGAACCCCTGCTCTACAAGAGCCAGTTCTACCAGGAGTCCTCCCAGAGCGTGACGCTCTCCCTGGTGGACAAGGACTGGCGCCCCTACATCTTCAGCACGCCGCGCCTCGAAGAGGACGCACCGCTGTGGCTCAAGGTGCCCTACCGCCACGAGGGCCTGGACGCGCTGTTCCGCATGCGCCACACGCCGGGCTCGCCGGGCCAGGTGGCGGAGATGCTCGGGGTGCCGGCCTCCGCGTCGGCCGCGTTCGCGGACCTCTTCACCGACGTCGTGCCGCGCAAGGCGCCCCGCTATGACGGCGAAGGCGTGCGCGTGCGCTACTTCGGCCACGCCTGCGTGCTGCTGGAGACGAAGGAGGTCAGCATCCTCACCGACCCCGTCATCAGCTACGAGTTCCCCACGGAGCTGCCGCGCTTCACGCACGCGGACCTGCCCGAGAAGATCGACTACGTGGTCCTCACGCACGGCCACGCCGACCACCTGATGATGGAGACGCTCATCCAGCTGCGTCACCGCGTGGGCACCATCATCGTCCCTCGCAACAACGGCAACTCGCTGGCGGACCCCTCGCTGCGGCTGATGCTGCACCACACGGGCTTCAAGAACGTGGTGGAAATCGACGACCTGCAGGAGATCTCCATCCCCGGGGGTTCCATCACCGGCCTGCCCTTCCTGGGCGAGCACAGCGACCTGTCCATCCAGGCGAAGACGGCGCACCTCGTGCGGCTGGACGGCAAGTCCATCCTGATGGCCGCCGACTCCAACGCGTTGGAGCCGCGCATGTACCAGCACCTGCGCGACATCATCGGCCCCATCGACATCCTGTTCCTGGGCATGGAGTGCGAAGGCGGCCCCATGAGCTGGATGTACGGCCCGCTGTTGACGAACCCGCTGCCGCGGAAGATGGACCAGACGCGGCGCCTCAACGGCTCCGACTGCGCCCGCGCCGTCGAGATCGCCAACTACCTCACGCCCAAGGACGTCTACGTCTACGCCATGGGCCAGGAGCCGTGGCTGCGCCACGTGATGATCCTCGTCTATGACGAGACCGCGCCGCAGCTCATCGAGTCGAACAAGTTCCTGGAGCACTGCCGCTCCAAGGGCGTCCCCGCGGAGCGGCCGTTCGTCAAGATGGAGCGCGTGCTCCGCTAG
- a CDS encoding lipoprotein, producing the protein MAQRLVGCLLAAGLASLVTSCKERSDKPIAGLLAAGAPVLRIEGKEQRTVAVGAQLLGDVTLTATGPAVLEYFGGGLRFLEKGDTLEVGDAGEAKLHGSNLPPRRWADGAIQEAQRVPRIVAARYTNVQVTPASAHEDAYSSTQYFVAFFTPNGLQKLGSDTQHEGPHQPLPAPPFRPKVPFIHAGELGEGGLVAVVDDGFAVAETDDLATAVLLEGREVPLGRTVRLLVPDGSEVILKGKDGTEVEVEGPVDLRLR; encoded by the coding sequence ATGGCGCAGCGCCTCGTGGGATGTCTGCTCGCGGCCGGACTCGCGAGCCTCGTCACGTCCTGCAAGGAGCGCTCGGACAAGCCCATCGCGGGGCTGCTCGCGGCCGGTGCCCCCGTCCTTCGCATCGAGGGCAAGGAGCAGCGCACCGTCGCCGTGGGCGCCCAGCTCCTGGGCGACGTGACGCTCACCGCCACCGGCCCCGCCGTGCTCGAGTACTTCGGCGGAGGCCTGCGCTTCCTCGAGAAGGGCGACACGCTGGAGGTCGGCGACGCGGGCGAGGCGAAGCTCCACGGCTCCAACCTCCCACCCCGTCGCTGGGCGGACGGCGCGATTCAAGAGGCCCAGCGAGTCCCGCGCATCGTCGCCGCGCGCTACACCAACGTGCAGGTGACGCCCGCCAGCGCCCACGAGGACGCATACTCCTCCACGCAGTACTTCGTGGCCTTCTTCACCCCCAACGGGCTGCAGAAGCTGGGCTCGGACACCCAACACGAAGGGCCGCACCAGCCGCTGCCCGCGCCCCCGTTCCGCCCCAAGGTCCCCTTCATCCACGCGGGGGAGCTGGGGGAGGGGGGCCTCGTCGCGGTGGTCGATGACGGCTTCGCGGTCGCCGAGACCGATGACCTCGCCACCGCCGTGCTGCTGGAAGGGCGCGAAGTGCCCCTGGGCCGCACCGTGCGCCTGCTCGTGCCGGATGGCTCCGAGGTCATCCTCAAGGGCAAGGACGGCACCGAGGTCGAAGTCGAAGGCCCCGTCGACCTGCGCCTGCGCTGA
- the cysD gene encoding sulfate adenylyltransferase subunit CysD: MSYELSHLDALEAESVFIIREVVAELDSPVLLFSGGKDSAVMLHLAVKAFAPAPLPFPLMHVDTGHNFPEVLQYRDARVGELGARLLVASVQEAIDAGRVAEEKGPRASRNRAQTVPLLEAIEAHHFNAVFGGARRDEEKARAKERVFSFRDEFGQWDPKNQRPELWSLYNGRHRRGEHLRVFPLSNWTELDVWQYIAREQVALPSIYFSHRREVFRRDGMWMAWSPYLPLLPGEEVKTASVRFRTVGDMTCTACVESTAFTVDEVIAEVAASRVTERGASRADDKFSETAMEDRKREGYF; encoded by the coding sequence GTGAGCTACGAGCTGTCGCACCTGGACGCCCTCGAGGCGGAGTCGGTGTTCATCATCCGCGAGGTGGTCGCCGAGCTGGACAGCCCGGTGCTCCTGTTCTCGGGAGGCAAGGACTCCGCGGTGATGTTGCACCTGGCGGTGAAGGCCTTCGCGCCCGCGCCGCTGCCCTTCCCGCTGATGCACGTGGACACGGGGCACAACTTCCCGGAGGTGCTCCAGTACCGGGATGCGCGCGTGGGGGAGCTGGGGGCGCGGCTGCTGGTGGCCTCGGTGCAGGAGGCCATCGACGCGGGGCGGGTGGCGGAGGAGAAGGGGCCTCGGGCCTCGCGCAACCGGGCGCAGACGGTGCCGCTCCTGGAGGCCATCGAGGCGCACCACTTCAACGCCGTGTTCGGCGGCGCGCGCCGGGACGAGGAGAAGGCGCGAGCGAAGGAGCGGGTGTTCTCGTTCCGCGACGAGTTCGGCCAGTGGGACCCGAAGAACCAACGTCCGGAGTTGTGGAGCCTCTACAACGGCCGCCATCGCCGAGGGGAGCACCTGCGCGTCTTCCCGCTGTCCAATTGGACGGAGCTGGATGTGTGGCAGTACATCGCGCGCGAGCAGGTGGCGCTCCCGTCCATCTACTTCAGCCATCGCCGCGAGGTGTTCCGGCGGGATGGGATGTGGATGGCGTGGTCGCCCTACCTGCCGCTGTTGCCGGGCGAGGAGGTGAAGACGGCCTCGGTGCGCTTCCGCACGGTGGGGGACATGACCTGCACCGCGTGCGTGGAGTCCACCGCGTTCACGGTGGACGAGGTGATTGCCGAGGTCGCCGCCTCACGCGTCACCGAGCGAGGCGCCAGCCGCGCGGATGACAAGTTCAGCGAGACGGCGATGGAAGACCGCAAGCGAGAGGGCTACTTCTAG
- a CDS encoding 4'-phosphopantetheinyl transferase family protein, with the protein MSTVGEPLELRPDEVHVWIVEPERIHEQKLLDAYWALLDSGEREKKQRFRFERHQKQYLVSHALVRVTLSRYAPVAPTAWSFSTNAYGRPEIRGEWGARLRFNLSHTDGMALVAVGLDAELGADVEDSQRPGDTVEIADSFFAASEVAALRALPVAEQRSRFFEYWTLKESYIKARGAGLSLPLDQFAFHLARGQEPRISFDARMADTPETWRFMQWCPSERHHAAVALRSARANPFRVRWQFTVPLASDAPPRFEAA; encoded by the coding sequence ATGTCGACTGTTGGCGAGCCACTGGAGCTACGTCCGGACGAAGTCCACGTGTGGATTGTCGAGCCCGAGCGCATCCACGAGCAGAAGCTCCTGGACGCCTACTGGGCCCTGCTGGACTCAGGCGAGCGCGAGAAGAAGCAGCGCTTCCGCTTCGAGCGCCACCAGAAGCAATACCTGGTGAGTCACGCGCTGGTGCGAGTGACCCTCTCACGCTACGCGCCGGTGGCACCCACGGCCTGGAGCTTCTCGACCAACGCCTACGGGCGGCCGGAGATTCGGGGCGAGTGGGGCGCGCGGCTGCGCTTCAACCTCTCGCACACGGACGGCATGGCGCTGGTGGCGGTGGGGCTGGACGCGGAGCTGGGCGCGGACGTGGAGGACAGCCAGCGCCCCGGGGACACGGTGGAGATCGCCGACAGCTTCTTCGCCGCCTCGGAGGTCGCCGCGCTCAGGGCGCTCCCCGTGGCCGAGCAGCGCAGCCGCTTCTTCGAGTACTGGACGCTGAAGGAGTCCTACATCAAGGCGCGAGGCGCGGGGCTGTCCCTGCCGCTGGACCAGTTCGCCTTCCACCTGGCGCGAGGCCAGGAGCCGCGCATCTCGTTCGATGCGCGGATGGCGGACACCCCGGAGACGTGGCGCTTCATGCAGTGGTGCCCCTCCGAGCGCCACCACGCGGCGGTGGCGCTGCGGAGCGCCCGGGCGAACCCCTTCCGGGTGCGCTGGCAGTTCACCGTCCCGCTGGCCTCGGATGCGCCGCCTCGCTTCGAGGCGGCCTGA
- the cysC gene encoding adenylyl-sulfate kinase, producing the protein MPRNAGFILWLTGMSGAGKSTLSRALRAHLEPLRSVEVMDGDEVRTWLTRGLGFSREDREENVRRIGHVARLLARHGVGVIVAAISPYRSSRAEVRQLATEAGLAFVEVYIQAPLDALIARDVKGLYKKALAGELQNFTGVSDPYEAPESPEVIVRSAEEPVEVGLERVLAALQSRGLLASRAA; encoded by the coding sequence GTGCCACGGAACGCTGGGTTCATCCTCTGGTTGACGGGCATGTCGGGCGCGGGGAAGAGCACGCTCTCGCGGGCGCTGCGCGCGCACCTGGAGCCCTTGCGGTCCGTGGAGGTGATGGATGGCGACGAGGTCCGCACCTGGCTGACGCGCGGGCTGGGCTTCTCGCGCGAGGACCGCGAGGAGAACGTGCGCCGCATCGGCCATGTGGCGAGGCTGCTCGCGCGGCACGGGGTGGGCGTCATCGTCGCCGCGATATCGCCGTACCGGAGCTCGCGCGCGGAGGTGCGCCAGCTGGCGACGGAGGCGGGGCTCGCGTTCGTGGAGGTCTACATCCAGGCGCCGCTGGACGCGCTCATCGCCCGGGACGTGAAGGGGCTCTACAAGAAGGCGCTGGCGGGGGAGCTCCAGAACTTCACGGGGGTCTCGGACCCGTATGAGGCGCCCGAGTCCCCCGAGGTCATCGTCCGCTCCGCCGAGGAGCCCGTGGAGGTCGGACTGGAGCGCGTGCTGGCCGCGCTCCAGTCGAGGGGCTTGCTGGCGAGCCGCGCGGCCTAG